In Pseudobdellovibrionaceae bacterium, the following proteins share a genomic window:
- a CDS encoding inorganic phosphate transporter has translation MLILFGIVVGLILAYANGANDNFKGVATLYGSKTTSYRGALALATIATLAGSILALFIAKSLLVTFSGKGIVPNEVASLKEFSLAVGLGAGLTVLLATRLGFPISTTHALTGAMTGVGLVASFGQVSFTTLGSKVMLPLLISPVLAVVGTILVYPALRRWAKGTGVKREICLCVGKKVLAVAPAGISGGRAEAYFASQVTTSAPLALEVGLEPECRERYVGQVFGFNAGNLLDGLHYLSAGAVSFARGLNDTPKIAAILLVGQAFSMQAAILAVGVAIAVGGLLNARRVAETMSEKVTEMNTSQGLVANLVTSGLVIVASKFGLPVSTTHVSCSSLFGIGLATGQAHKDTIKSILLAWVITLPIAAVVGVAIYLVLRQVLPGLIL, from the coding sequence ATGTTGATTTTGTTTGGTATCGTCGTTGGACTGATCTTGGCCTACGCGAATGGAGCCAACGATAATTTCAAAGGGGTGGCTACGCTCTATGGCAGTAAGACCACCAGCTACCGGGGGGCTTTGGCGCTGGCGACCATTGCGACTTTGGCGGGCTCCATTCTGGCCCTCTTTATCGCCAAAAGCTTGCTGGTTACTTTTTCAGGAAAAGGAATCGTCCCAAATGAAGTTGCAAGCCTGAAGGAGTTCTCCCTGGCCGTTGGCCTTGGAGCCGGATTAACGGTGTTACTGGCCACTCGATTGGGATTTCCTATTTCGACGACCCACGCCCTCACGGGTGCAATGACTGGGGTGGGGCTGGTGGCGTCTTTTGGTCAAGTGAGTTTTACCACCCTGGGATCGAAGGTCATGCTTCCGCTTCTGATCAGTCCAGTCCTCGCCGTTGTTGGCACTATCTTGGTTTATCCCGCTCTCCGTCGATGGGCTAAAGGGACGGGGGTGAAGAGAGAGATTTGTTTGTGCGTCGGGAAAAAGGTGTTAGCCGTCGCCCCTGCGGGAATCAGTGGCGGGCGGGCGGAGGCCTACTTTGCCTCCCAGGTAACCACGTCAGCTCCACTGGCCCTAGAGGTCGGATTAGAACCCGAGTGTCGCGAGCGCTATGTCGGTCAGGTGTTTGGTTTTAATGCCGGCAATCTTCTAGATGGTCTTCACTACCTGAGTGCCGGTGCAGTCAGCTTTGCTCGTGGCCTCAATGACACTCCAAAAATTGCCGCCATCCTTTTGGTCGGTCAGGCCTTTTCCATGCAAGCCGCCATCCTTGCGGTCGGCGTCGCCATCGCGGTCGGCGGCCTTCTGAATGCGAGGCGAGTGGCGGAAACGATGTCAGAAAAAGTGACAGAAATGAATACCAGCCAGGGACTCGTGGCAAATCTTGTGACCAGTGGTCTGGTGATAGTTGCCTCAAAATTTGGGCTGCCAGTTTCAACCACCCATGTCTCTTGCAGTTCCTTGTTCGGCATCGGTCTGGCGACGGGCCAGGCTCATAAGGATACGATCAAGAGTATTCTTCTCGCCTGGGTCATCACTCTTCCTATCGCGGCGGTGGTGGGAGTGGCCATATATTTGGTCTTGCGACAGGTTTTGCCGGGGCTCATACTATAA
- a CDS encoding OmpA family protein has translation MNSKNQCLRVLLSLFLLADFSASANMIGSDAQNFSPTQDGLDFVTVHSSETLDPGILNLGFFVNYAQNTFPAYEGGGPAPNQSVFDKNDSFTSADINFAIGVSKNFQVGMSFPYVIDQTFDTKQNLGRFEGSGTSEIRGAAKFRITEDYKGWGIATVVSMNHNRIKNNPYVGDGAGPNFNLEFAADKDFGKWNFAFNLGHRWRDPGSPIPNAGIDPLPNQIIASAAGSYLLTSIDTKLILEIYGSQPTKSTSNLTNRQGSSFEALAGLKHDITRNLAFHVGGGTELGHGTSTPDWRVYSGINYAFGPVFDKVARLLETRSAKFVSFTVLDLQFEFNSAKLTPESKPVIDELVERIQNVKPINVVTVEGHTDSVGNAAYNQQLSLQRAETIKAVLIDRVPLPPGKVKAVGKGETEPIADNGNFQGRQKNRRVEVKVE, from the coding sequence ATGAATTCAAAAAATCAATGTCTACGTGTTTTACTTAGTCTTTTTCTCCTTGCGGACTTTTCAGCCTCGGCCAACATGATTGGCAGTGACGCTCAGAACTTTAGCCCTACTCAAGATGGCTTGGACTTTGTCACTGTCCACTCAAGTGAAACCCTGGATCCTGGAATTCTCAACCTTGGTTTTTTTGTTAACTATGCACAAAACACCTTTCCCGCTTATGAGGGTGGGGGGCCGGCTCCAAACCAAAGTGTTTTTGACAAAAATGATTCCTTTACAAGTGCAGATATCAATTTTGCTATCGGCGTCTCCAAGAACTTCCAAGTGGGCATGAGCTTCCCCTACGTCATCGACCAGACATTTGATACCAAACAAAACTTGGGACGCTTTGAAGGCTCCGGAACTTCCGAAATTCGCGGCGCAGCCAAGTTCCGCATTACCGAGGACTACAAAGGCTGGGGCATCGCCACCGTGGTTTCCATGAATCACAACCGAATCAAAAATAACCCCTACGTGGGCGACGGAGCAGGTCCCAACTTCAACCTTGAATTTGCCGCCGACAAAGACTTCGGTAAATGGAATTTTGCCTTCAACCTCGGCCACCGCTGGCGGGATCCAGGCAGCCCAATCCCCAATGCCGGCATTGACCCACTTCCCAATCAGATCATTGCCTCTGCTGCCGGCAGTTACCTGCTCACTTCGATTGATACAAAGTTAATTCTGGAAATCTACGGCAGCCAACCCACCAAATCCACATCAAATCTGACTAATCGGCAAGGCTCTTCCTTTGAGGCCCTTGCCGGGCTTAAGCATGATATCACCCGCAATCTGGCCTTCCACGTCGGTGGTGGTACAGAGTTGGGTCACGGCACCTCAACACCCGACTGGCGGGTGTACTCCGGGATCAACTATGCCTTTGGCCCTGTGTTCGACAAGGTGGCCCGCCTGCTTGAAACTAGGTCCGCAAAGTTTGTCAGCTTTACTGTTCTTGATCTTCAATTCGAGTTCAACTCAGCCAAACTCACGCCCGAATCCAAGCCAGTGATCGACGAACTCGTCGAGCGCATTCAAAACGTGAAGCCCATTAATGTCGTGACGGTCGAAGGCCACACCGACTCCGTGGGCAACGCCGCCTACAACCAACAACTCAGCTTACAAAGAGCTGAAACCATCAAAGCTGTCCTCATCGACAGAGTCCCCCTACCTCCGGGCAAGGTAAAAGCCGTTGGCAAAGGGGAAACTGAACCCATCGCCGACAACGGCAATTTTCAGGGCCGGCAGAAAAACCGTCGCGTAGAAGTCAAAGTCGAATAG